GGATGCGATGCCGCTGAGCCTCACCGACACGTTTATCATGCTCAAGCCCCGCGACACCTGGCGGTCTGGGATGACCAAGTCCAAACTCATTGCGGAAATCGAAGAAAAAGCGAACGAAGTCCCGGGCCAAGGGTACGGCTTTACCCAGCCCATCCAGATGCGGTTCTCCGAACTGATCGCTGGAGTCAAGGCCGACGTGGGAATCAAGGTGTTTGGAGAAGACCTCAAGATCCTGAAAGCAAAGGCCGATGAAGCCGCCTCCATCGTAAACAAGATTCAAGGGGCGGAAGACGTCGAAGTGGAGCAGGTCGACGAGGTGCCGGTTCTCCAGATCGATATCAATCGCGACGCCATCGCCCGCCAGGGTGTGAACGTCAGCGAGATTCAAGAGCTCATCGCCGTGGCATTGGGCGGAGAGCCGATCGGCCAGGTGGTCGAGGGCGACAAGCGCTTCGCCTTAACCGTTCGGCTCCCCGAGAACATTCGCAACGATGTGGACGCTCTGGGCGCCTTGCCGATCGAGACGCCAGTGGGCGGGCATGTGCCCCTTTCGACCTTGGCGAGCCTCAACTTTGTCCCGGCGCCAGCGCAGATCAGCCGCGAGAGTGGAAAGCGGCGCGTGGTCGTGCAGCTCAATGTTCGGGGCCGAGACTTAGGCTCGTTCGTCAAGGAGGCTCAGACAGCCCTCAAGTCGAAGATGGCCCTGCCGGAGGGCTATTACGTCACTTGGGGAGGGCAGTTCGAGAACCTGCAAAAGGCGAGCGCCCGGCTGCTCATTGTGGTTCCGGTGGCCCTTGCACTGATCTTCGTCCTGCTGTTCACGACCTTCGGCTCCATCAAGCAGGCCATTCTCATCTTCAGTGGAGTGCCGTTGGCGATCACGGGAGGGGTAGTCGCGCTGGCTTTGCGCGGCATACCGTTCAGCATCACGGCGGGGGTGGGGTTCATCGCGCTTTCGGGCGTCGCCGTGCTCAACGGGGTCGTGATGGTTTCTGCGATAAACCACTTAAGAAAGGACGGCCGCGCCGTGCAGGACGCGGTCAACGAAGGCGCTCAGCTGAGGCTAAGGCCGGTGCTGATGACCGCGCTCGTGGCTGCCCTTGGGTTCATTCCCATGGCGTTGAACACGGGCATTGGGGCGGAGGTCCAGCGCCCTCTCGCGACCGTCGTTATCGGTGGCATCGCCTCAGCGACCTTGTTGACTCTTGTGGTGTTGCCCGTCCTCTACGTCTGGCTTCACAAGGACCCTGAAGTCGTGGAGGATGTATAGAAATAGTGCGGAGTCTGACGATCTGGAACGGTCGGTGGCGTGGGGGTGTTATGGGTATCATCGCCAGGTTGTTTCGTTCCTTTGCCGCAGTGTTGAGCATATTGCTGGTCGTCGTGGGCCAAGTCCACGCCTGCCAAGAGCAATTTCGCCTGCCAGACGGCGCATCTTGCCAAACGTGCCCCAAGCTGAAGCACCTTCCAGGCGACCCCCTGGGCTCAGGCTTGGGCACGCAGCACGGCGACTGCCACGACTGCTGCGCGTTGGTAGCTTGCTCTAGCCCTCAGTCTGGAGCCAAGGCGGCCGTCCCATCGAGCGTCCACTTCGACTTTGCGATGCCGGAGGTGCCCTGCCTCCTTGAGTTTCCAACCGCACCCGTGGCGGCCGGCCCCATCGAACTCATTGAAACGCACCTGGCGCACGGCCCGCCGTCAGCCGCCTCCTCGCGGGCTCCCCCTTTCTGTCTGAGATAGTCGTCGTCTATCGCTCCGCCATGCCGGAGCCTCGACCCTAACTCAGACAGGAGCCTCATTGAAACCCATAGCGCTTTTCGCCTGCGCGGCTGTCGTCCTAACGGCCGCTCAGGCGCAGGAACAAACTCTTCAGCTTTCCCAAGCCCTCGCCTTTGCACGAGCAAACCGTCCGAGCGTGCAGGCCGCGCAGCTACGCCTGACAAGCGCTCGACTGTCGCGGCGCGGACTTGGCGCCTATCCCGCGACCCGGCTATTCATCGGCTATCAGAATAACCTCGCCCTCGATGGCACCGAGGCCGATCTTGCGATCGCGCAGCCGATCGATCTTTTCGGAAGGACCGCTGCTTCGAAAGCGACCGGCGACGCCGAGATCCTTCGGGCTCAGGCTGAACTACAGGCAGTCCTTGCGCTCTTACAGGCCGACGTGATCGACGAATTCAGCGAAGCCGCAGCCGCAAGGGCGCTTGCACAGAACGCGGCCCAGATCCAGGAGATCGCTCAACGACTCTATGACTCCATCCGCACTCTGGTCGACGAGGGCAAGCTACCGGGTGTTCAATTGATGCGAGTCGGGATCGAACTTGACCGTGCCAAGCTTGCCAACGGTCAGCGAAACGCAGAGCTACAAGCCAGCCTTCAGCGACTTAGCGGCCTGGTGGGCATGGCAATGTCAGTTGAAGCGTTTGCCGAGCTTTCAGTAAATGTCATTGATCCTGCCCGGCTTCCGGGACAAAGGGCCGACCTACTTTTGCTCGCTTCAGAAATCCGCGCGGCAGAAGCAGAGACCCGCGTGGCCAAACTTGGCGCCGCTCCAGAACTGGAGATTCAGGGCCGGCGCTCCCCATGGCAAGAGCGTGATCAGCAATACGGATTGCGGATTCAGCTGGGATTCCCCATCAATGATTTCGGAAAGTCCCGCGCTGAAACGGCCGCCGCGCGGACCAAGGCAGAAGCAGCGAGAAAGGCGCTGGCGGATGCGACACGAATCGCCGAGTCCGAGCTTGCCGCCGCAAGGACCAATCTGTCCGCGGCACAAGAGCAGATTCAGAGATATCAGGCCATCGTCCAGAACGCACGCGCCCTTGTCGAGAAGTCAAGAATCGGCTTCACCGAGAAAGCAATAACGCTGGTGGAGCTTCTGGAAAGCACGCGAGCGCTTCGAGAGACCGAGGAGGGCCTGGTGGAGTCCAAGCTTCGACTTGCGAAGGCCCAATCCGCCTATTTGAAGGCCAGTGGCCAGCTTTTGGAGGTGCCCAAGTGAGAAGGTCAGCAATACCGTCGTTTGTCCTCGCCATGGCCTTGCTCATCGCTGGGTGCGGCAAGCAAAGCCCGCCGCCAGAAACCCCGCATGTCGAGGCCGAGCATAAGGAGGCCGCACATACCGGAGATATCGTCCTCTCTTCGGAAGCTGCCAAGACAGCCGGCGTCCAGCTGGAAGAGGCTCGCAACATGCCCATGCAGGGCGAGCTGAAGGTCCCAGGCGTTGTCACGAATTCCTCTCAGGGAAAGGCAGTGGTTACGCCGCCGGTCGCGGGCAAAGTCACCCAGATGCTCATCGGCGTCGGGGATCGCGTAAAGGCGGGCCAGCCGATCGCGATCATGCAGTCTTCCGACTTGGCGCAGGCATCGGCGGGGATCATTGAAGCTCAGCGCGACCTCGAAACTTCACAGGCGGCAGTGCGAGAAGCCGCCGCCGAACTGGAACTCTCAAAGGGCCAGCTTAAGACCGCCCAGGCATCGTTGGATCGTCAAAAACAGTTTGCCAGCGCGGGCGCCTTTAGCCAGCCTGCGCTTCAACAGGCCCAAAAGGACCTCAATGAAGCTGAAACGGAGCTGGAGGGGGCCATCCAGGAGCATGTCGTGCACGAGGCTCAACTTGAGAGAGCGGAGCGGCTGTTCAAACAGGAGCTCATTTCTCGGAGCGAGTTGGAAGAAGCAAGGCTCGAAGTCCAAAAGGACCGGCTGCGACAGGAAAGGGCCAAGCGCCAGATCGAGATCGCCAAGGCGACCTTCGAGCGCGAAAAGTCCATTGCTCAGCGTAACCTGATGAACTCCAGGGAGATTCAAACCGCAGAGGCCGAGGTACGCGCTGCAAGCCTGGGCCTCGAACAATCGAGGATCAAGCACCGTTCCGCTGTGGCTTCAGAGCGAGGGGCCCGGCAGGGCCTCTTGGCGGCGAAGGTCAGTTATACAGCCCTTTCCGGAAGCGGGCGCGCGTCAGGCGGCGCGGTAACCGTTCTCGCACCCATCGGCGGCATCGTCACGGACCGCGAGGCGACCCTTGGACAGGCCTTGGAGCGCACCTCCGAGATCTGCCACATCGAAAACCTGAGGTCGGTTTGGGTCACGGCCAGTGTCTCTGAAAGGGACATTGGCAAGGTCACGAACGGAGCTTCGGTGCAGGTGGCGGTGAAGGCATTTCCGGGCCGCATCTTCGCCGGGGTTGTCCAAGTCGTGGGAAGCCGCCTCGACAAGAAGGCTCGGACCATGCCGGTGCAAGTCCTGGTGGACAACGCGGACGGCTCGCTCCGAGCGGACATGTTCGCCACCGTCTTTCTGGGCGTTGGCCAAAGCGACGTGGTGCTGGCGGTCCGCCGCAGCGCCATCGTCGAGGACGGCGACCACAGGCTGCTTTACGTCGCGGAAGAGGGCGGCAAGTACGAGGAGAAGGTCGTCGAGCTTGGCCGGACGAAAGGCGAATACGTCGAGGTGCTGAGCGGCCTCGCGGCAGGGGCCAATGTCGTCGTCAAGGGCGGGTTCATCTTGAAGAGCGAGAAGATCAAGAGCGAACTCAAGGGGCACGAAGACTGATGCTTGACAAACTGCTTCACTTCAGCCTTACCCAGCGGCTGCTCGTCATCATGGGCGCGATTGCGCTTGCTATCTGGGGCGGGGTCTCTTGGACGCGGCTCAATCTCGATGCCGTGCCGGACATCACCACCAACCAGGTTCAGATCAACACGGAAACGGGCGGTATGGGACCCGAGGAGGTCGAGCGCCTCGTCACCTTCCCCATCGAGACGGCGATGGGCGGGCTGCCGGGCGTGGAGGGAGTGCGGTCCCTAAGCCAATATGGCCTTTCCCAGGTGACGGTCACCTTTGGCGACAGTGTGGATATCTTCTTCGCTCGCCAACTCGTAAACGAACGGCTTGGCAACGTGCGAGAGGTGCTTCCAACGAGCATTGAAGCGCCCCAAATGGGACCTGTTTCTACGGGACTCGGGGACATTTACATGTTTGCGGTCGAAAGCGACAAGCGTGACATGAAAGAGCTTCGCTCGATCATGGACTGGCAGATTTCTCCTCAGGTCCGAACCGTCCCCGGCGTAGCCGAAGTCAACGTGGCCGATGGGAACGTCAAGCAATATCAGGTCGTTGCCGACCCCATGCGGTTGCTGGCCCACGGGCTGGGAGTTCATGACCTGATCGAGGCTCTTCAGAACAACAACCAGAATGCAGGCGGCGGCGTGGTGGACAGCGGCGGCGAGAGGGTGCTTATCCGCTCGGTTGGAATGGCAACTAAGTCCGCTGACATTGAGAACATCCCCATCGCGACCGAGGAGGGCACGCCGGTTCTCGTGAGGGACGTGGCCGACATCGAGATGGGAGCGCCCGTTCTCACCGGTATCTCATCCAAAGACGGCAAGGAAGCGCTCATCGCCATCGCCATGATGCTCAAGGGTGCGAACGGTCGGACGGTCGCTGAAGCGGTCGGAAAGCGCATAAGAGAAGTGCAGGCGCAGCTTCCCGAGGACGTGAAGCTCACCCCTGTCTACAACCGCTCCGTACTGGTGAACAAGACTATCGGTACCGTCCAGAAGAACCTCCTGGAAGGCGGCGCTCTCGTCATCATCGTCCTTCTCGTGCTTCTCGGCAATTTGCGAGGCGCGTTGCTAGCGGCTCTAGTGATTCCGCTGTCCATGCTCTTCGGGTTCTCCTTGATGACCAGCTACGGCGTATCCGGAAACCTCATGAGCCTCGGAGCAATCGACTTCGGTCTGATCGTGGACGGAGCCGTGTTCATGATCGAGAACATGGTGCGGCGGCTTGCGGAACGCCGCGCACACGAGGGTCGGACCCTCTCGAAAGAGGAGGTTCGACAATCCGTCCTCGAGGCCTCGCGAGAGGTTGCCAAGCCCACGCTGACTGCCCTGGCGATCATCACCGTCGTCTACATCCCGATTCTTGCCTTGGAAGGAACGGAAGGCAAGATGTTCAAGCCGATGGCCTGGACCGTCGCGTTTTGTCTCATCGGAGCGCTTCTCTTCACTCTCACCTTGGTCCCCGCGTTGGCGAGCTTGGTTCTATCCGGTGACACCCGAGAAAAGCACAATCCGGTGATGGGCTTCTTCAGCAAGCTCTACTCGCCGACGCTTGGCTTTGCCTTGAGGTTCAAGGCGCTGGTCGTTGGAGCGTCGGTGTTGGTTCTCGTGGCGGCCGGGCTCGTCTTCACCCGTCTTGGTTCCGAGTTCATTCCCAGGCTTGACGAAGGGGACCTGGTCGTTCAGCCCCTTCGAGCACGCACAGTTAATGCCGAGGAGACCAGTCGGCTCGTGACTGCCGCTGAGAGAAAGGTGATGGAAGTGCCCGAAGTGGTAACAGTCTTTTCTCGAAGCGGAACGCCCGAGGTTGCCTCAGATCCGATGCCTCTGAGCATCACCGACTCCTACGTGATCCTGAAGGAGCGCCGCCAATGGCGCGCGGGCATGACGAAGGACATGATACGCGAAGAGATCGAGAAGAAAGTCAGCGAAGTTCCTGGACAGGGCTACAACTTCTCCCAGCCGATCGAGCTCCGGTTCAACGAGCTGATCTCGGGTGTCAAGGCCGACATCGGGATCAAGGTTTTCGGCGAAGACCTCGACATCCTCAAGCAGAAGGCAGACGAGATTGCGGCCGTCGTGCGGGCGCTCCCCGGTGCGGCGGACGTGGAAGTTGAGCAGGTCGAGCCGATACCCGTTCTCCAATTCGATATCGACCGGGAGGCCATCGCGCGCTATGGCGTGAGCATCCACGAGATCCAGGAACTGGTCAGCTCGGCCTTAGGTGGAGAGGAGATCGGCCAGATTGTCGAAGGTGACAAGCGGTTTGGCATGGTCGTCCGGCTTCCCGAAGACATCCGCAACGACGCGGAGGCGATTGCCAGCTTGCCCGTGAAGGCGAGCAACGGGGAGAGCGTGCCTCTGTCGTCATTGGCCCACATCGACAACAAGCCTGCACCCGCGCAGATCAGTCGAGAATCGGGCAAGCGCCGTGTAGTGGTGCAGATGAACGTCCGCGGCACCGACATGGGCACGTTTGTAGCCCAGGCGCAGCAGGCGATCCAGAGCAAGGTCAAGCTCCCCGAAGGATACTACGTCACCTGGGGCGGCCAGTTCGAGAACCTGCAGAAGGCGAGCCAACGGCTCATGATCGTCGTGCCCGCCGCGCTGGCACTCATCTTCATGATTCTATTCATGACCTTCGGCTCCATCAAGCAGACGCTGCTCATCTACACGGGTGTACCTCTCGCGGTCACCGGAGGCGTGTTCGCCCTGGCGATGCGCGGCTTGCCGTTCTCCATTTCGGCCGGTGTCGGGTTCATCGCGCTCTCGGGCGTTGCCGTGCTCAACGGCGTCGTCATGGTCTCAGCGATCAACCGGCTCCGGGAGGAACACGGACTGTCGGTTGCAGAAGCCGTGCGCCAAGGGGCCATGGAAAAGCTTCGGCCCGTGCTCATGACGGCAATGGTGGCCGCCCTGGGCTTCGTTCCCATGGCGATCAACACCGACATTGGCGCGGAAGTCCAGCGGCCGTTGGCCACCGTCGTGATCGGCGGCATCGCCTCGGCCACGCTGCTGACGCTCCTCGTTCTGCCGGTACTCTACACGTGGTTCGAGCGCGCCCGGCCCGCGCCCGTCATCGTCACCCCCGAGGGCCAGGAAATGCCCCAGGAGAAGGAGATCATCGAATGAAGGAAGTCAAAGCGGTCATCCGGCCGCACAAGCTGGACGATGTGCTGAACGCCCTGCACAAGATCGGGCGCCTGCCGGCGGTAGTCAGCTCCCAGGCCACCACGACCAACGTCGGCGCGGAGTTCTACGAGTCAGAGCCGATGGCCAAGATCGAGCTCATGGTCCCGGACGATCAGGTCGAGGCGGTGATCGGCCTGATCGCCCAGGCCGCGCACACCGGCAACGCGGGCGACGGGCGCATCTTCATCATTCCGATCGAAGACAGCATCGTCATCCGCACCGGCGAGCGAGGGGAAGCAGCCAGGTGAGAATGGAGGATATGTCGCCTAACCTGGGGCGGAATGGGCCTTAGGCAAACGCAAGCTTCAGCGCCGCGATCACCAGCACGACGGAGAGCGCCCGCTTGAGACCCAATGCCCCGAACTTCCGAACGCCCAAATGCGATCCCACCAAGCCGCCTACAACCGCCGCCGCCGCCCAATGGGGAAGCTGCGGCGGGAGGTTCTGCGCCGTTTGCCACCGGCCCGCAAGCCCCGCGACAGAGTTCACCAAGATGAACGCCGCCGAGACCCCGCTCGCCTCGCGCGGCCGCGCCCAACTTGCGAACAAAATCACTGGCGTCAGATAGATCCCGCCGCCGACCGCCGTCAGCCCCGAAAGCAGCCCGATAGCCGCGCCGAGACCCACGGTCTGCCACCAGGGCGGTGCAACCAGTTCCTTCTCCTTCGCCTTGCCGGTAAAGGCCAACCGAAATGAGGCCACGACAAGCGCGATGGCGACCAGAATCTTGTACCACTTCCCCGGAAGCGTCCACGCTCCCCCGACGAACGCAAGTGGAGCCGAAGCGATGGCGAGCGGCAAGAACAGCCGCAAAGAGAACGCTTTGGCGAGAACGAACCGCGTCGTGGCGATCACCGCGA
This genomic stretch from Armatimonadota bacterium harbors:
- a CDS encoding TolC family protein; protein product: MKPIALFACAAVVLTAAQAQEQTLQLSQALAFARANRPSVQAAQLRLTSARLSRRGLGAYPATRLFIGYQNNLALDGTEADLAIAQPIDLFGRTAASKATGDAEILRAQAELQAVLALLQADVIDEFSEAAAARALAQNAAQIQEIAQRLYDSIRTLVDEGKLPGVQLMRVGIELDRAKLANGQRNAELQASLQRLSGLVGMAMSVEAFAELSVNVIDPARLPGQRADLLLLASEIRAAEAETRVAKLGAAPELEIQGRRSPWQERDQQYGLRIQLGFPINDFGKSRAETAAARTKAEAARKALADATRIAESELAAARTNLSAAQEQIQRYQAIVQNARALVEKSRIGFTEKAITLVELLESTRALRETEEGLVESKLRLAKAQSAYLKASGQLLEVPK
- a CDS encoding efflux RND transporter periplasmic adaptor subunit gives rise to the protein MRRSAIPSFVLAMALLIAGCGKQSPPPETPHVEAEHKEAAHTGDIVLSSEAAKTAGVQLEEARNMPMQGELKVPGVVTNSSQGKAVVTPPVAGKVTQMLIGVGDRVKAGQPIAIMQSSDLAQASAGIIEAQRDLETSQAAVREAAAELELSKGQLKTAQASLDRQKQFASAGAFSQPALQQAQKDLNEAETELEGAIQEHVVHEAQLERAERLFKQELISRSELEEARLEVQKDRLRQERAKRQIEIAKATFEREKSIAQRNLMNSREIQTAEAEVRAASLGLEQSRIKHRSAVASERGARQGLLAAKVSYTALSGSGRASGGAVTVLAPIGGIVTDREATLGQALERTSEICHIENLRSVWVTASVSERDIGKVTNGASVQVAVKAFPGRIFAGVVQVVGSRLDKKARTMPVQVLVDNADGSLRADMFATVFLGVGQSDVVLAVRRSAIVEDGDHRLLYVAEEGGKYEEKVVELGRTKGEYVEVLSGLAAGANVVVKGGFILKSEKIKSELKGHED
- a CDS encoding efflux RND transporter permease subunit yields the protein MLDKLLHFSLTQRLLVIMGAIALAIWGGVSWTRLNLDAVPDITTNQVQINTETGGMGPEEVERLVTFPIETAMGGLPGVEGVRSLSQYGLSQVTVTFGDSVDIFFARQLVNERLGNVREVLPTSIEAPQMGPVSTGLGDIYMFAVESDKRDMKELRSIMDWQISPQVRTVPGVAEVNVADGNVKQYQVVADPMRLLAHGLGVHDLIEALQNNNQNAGGGVVDSGGERVLIRSVGMATKSADIENIPIATEEGTPVLVRDVADIEMGAPVLTGISSKDGKEALIAIAMMLKGANGRTVAEAVGKRIREVQAQLPEDVKLTPVYNRSVLVNKTIGTVQKNLLEGGALVIIVLLVLLGNLRGALLAALVIPLSMLFGFSLMTSYGVSGNLMSLGAIDFGLIVDGAVFMIENMVRRLAERRAHEGRTLSKEEVRQSVLEASREVAKPTLTALAIITVVYIPILALEGTEGKMFKPMAWTVAFCLIGALLFTLTLVPALASLVLSGDTREKHNPVMGFFSKLYSPTLGFALRFKALVVGASVLVLVAAGLVFTRLGSEFIPRLDEGDLVVQPLRARTVNAEETSRLVTAAERKVMEVPEVVTVFSRSGTPEVASDPMPLSITDSYVILKERRQWRAGMTKDMIREEIEKKVSEVPGQGYNFSQPIELRFNELISGVKADIGIKVFGEDLDILKQKADEIAAVVRALPGAADVEVEQVEPIPVLQFDIDREAIARYGVSIHEIQELVSSALGGEEIGQIVEGDKRFGMVVRLPEDIRNDAEAIASLPVKASNGESVPLSSLAHIDNKPAPAQISRESGKRRVVVQMNVRGTDMGTFVAQAQQAIQSKVKLPEGYYVTWGGQFENLQKASQRLMIVVPAALALIFMILFMTFGSIKQTLLIYTGVPLAVTGGVFALAMRGLPFSISAGVGFIALSGVAVLNGVVMVSAINRLREEHGLSVAEAVRQGAMEKLRPVLMTAMVAALGFVPMAINTDIGAEVQRPLATVVIGGIASATLLTLLVLPVLYTWFERARPAPVIVTPEGQEMPQEKEIIE
- a CDS encoding P-II family nitrogen regulator; the protein is MKEVKAVIRPHKLDDVLNALHKIGRLPAVVSSQATTTNVGAEFYESEPMAKIELMVPDDQVEAVIGLIAQAAHTGNAGDGRIFIIPIEDSIVIRTGERGEAAR
- a CDS encoding sulfite exporter TauE/SafE family protein; this translates as MTVHEIGLIACILLAATLYSSVGHAGGSGYLAAMALFAVAPESMKPAALVLNVLVAVIATTRFVLAKAFSLRLFLPLAIASAPLAFVGGAWTLPGKWYKILVAIALVVASFRLAFTGKAKEKELVAPPWWQTVGLGAAIGLLSGLTAVGGGIYLTPVILFASWARPREASGVSAAFILVNSVAGLAGRWQTAQNLPPQLPHWAAAAVVGGLVGSHLGVRKFGALGLKRALSVVLVIAALKLAFA